Proteins encoded in a region of the Nicotiana tomentosiformis chromosome 9, ASM39032v3, whole genome shotgun sequence genome:
- the LOC138899368 gene encoding uncharacterized protein translates to MTIEDVIHGTTSTNSTGTSNPVNATTGGSVFPTIDHNHPLSLQPTDTPGSSLISLQLVGSENYALWSHAMRIGLLGKTKVGFVDGRYPKSRFSPELHDLLEKVNVIVLSWIMNVVRPGLLSIVLYASSAHKVLEDFREWFDNMNGSRVQFLHKEIHSVSQGTKTMPQNISPRSCS, encoded by the coding sequence ATGACAATTGAAGATGTAATTCATGGCACTACTTCTACAAATTCTACTGGAACTTCAAATCCAGTGAATGCTACAACTGGAGGAAGTGTCTTCCCTACAATCGATCATAATCACCCATTGTCCTTGCAGCCAACCGACACACCAGGTAGTTCTCTGATCTCTCTTCAACTTGTTGGATCTGAAAACTATGCATTGTGGAGTCATGCTATGCGAATTGGTCTGCTAGGAAAAACCAAGGTAGGGTTTGTAGATGGTCGATATCCTAAATCTAGATTTTCACCTGAACTACACGATCTATTGGAAAAGGTGAATGTTATTGTCCTTTCATGGATTATGAATGTTGTTAGACCTGGTTTACTAAGTATTGTGTTGTATGCATCGAGTGCACATAAGGTCTTGGAGGATTTTAGAGAGTGGTTTGATAATATGAATGGCTCGAGGGTGCAGTTTCTTCATAAGGAAATTCACTCAGTTAGCCAAGGCACTAAGACAATGCCCCAAAACATCTCACCTAGAAGCTGCTCTTAG